The proteins below are encoded in one region of Engraulis encrasicolus isolate BLACKSEA-1 chromosome 1, IST_EnEncr_1.0, whole genome shotgun sequence:
- the LOC134446096 gene encoding carbohydrate sulfotransferase 1-like — MQWCSWKVKVILLTLIYIFIQYTFIHYFSTGTHHFCPQLRPANSRTFIQHQAPQEPTHSFNSGRKRQHILLLAAGRSGSSFFGELFNQHPDVFYLYEPEYHVFKALNMTPTSNDRRMALGASRDLLRALFLCDLHRLEDYIVPQARDHVTDHLKRRGASRALCSPPLCDSFFGPHHLRNISESYSEEVACRETCGPLNLTLASQVCRWRGTVVIKTIRVPGVGDLQDLLEDPRLNLKVVQLVRDPRGVLASRMLSFPRSYPQLRLWKMKRRRPEGLDLTQEVQVCENFLRSVTIALRRRPAWLRGRYTLVRYEDLARNTPQVTRVVFEHLGLSVEDVILDWIQENTKAEYDEASGVDAYGTRRDSAATSEQWRRRLSFDMVEYLQTLCAATLDQLGYRTVHSSAELSNVSLSLVQERTWEPFQ, encoded by the exons ATGCAATGGTGTTCTTGGAAGGTGAAGGTCATCCTACTGACCCTCATCTACATCTTCATCCAGTACACCTTCATCCACTACTTCAGCACTGGGACGCATCATTTTTGTCCACAGTTACGACCTGCAAATTCTCGCACCTTCATCCAACACCAAGCACCACAAGAGCCTACTCACTCATTTAACTCTGGAAGGAAACGGCAGCACATCCTACTTTTGGCGGCCGGCCGTTCTGGCTCGTCGTTTTTCGGGGAGCTCTTCAACCAACACCCAGACGTCTTCTACCTGTACGAGCCTGAGTACCACGTATTCAAGGCTTTAAATATGACACCAACCAGCAACGACCGGCGGATGGCACTAGGGGCCAGCAGGGACCTTCTCAG GGCTTTGTTCCTCTGCGACCTGCATCGTCTGGAGGACTACATCGTCCCCCAGGCGCGCGATCACGTCACGGACCACCTCAAGCGCCGAGGAGCCAGCAGAGCTCTCTGCTCTCCCCCGCTGTGCGACTCCTTCTTCGGCCCTCATCACCTGCGAAACATCTCtgag TCCTACTCCGAGGAGGTGGCGTGCAGGGAGACGTGCGGACCCCTGAACCTCACCCTGGCCTCTCAGGTCTGCCGCTGGAGGGGCACGGTGGTCATCAAGACCATTCGAGTACCGGGGGTCGGCGACCTCCAAGACCTCCTGGAGGACCCTCGACTCAACCTGAAG gtgGTTCAGCTGGTGAGGGACCCGCGGGGGGTGCTAGCTTCCAGGATGCTGTCCTTCCCCAGGAGCTACCCGCAGCTGAGGCTCTGGAAGATGAAGCGCCGCAGACCCGAGGGTCTGGACCTGACACAGGAAGTGCAGGTCTGCGAGAACTTCCTGCGTTCGGTGACCATCGCACTCAGGCGGCGCCCCGCCTGGCTGAGGGGAAGGTACACGTTGGTCAG GTACGAGGACTTGGCCAGGAACACTCCTCAGGTGACGCGGGTGGTGTTTGAGCACCTGGGGTTATCCGTCGAGGACGTTATTCTGGACTGGATTCAGGAGAACACTAAGGCCGAATACGACGAGGCATCAGGCGTGGATGCGTACGGTACCAGAAGAGACTCTGCCGCGACGTCGGAACAATGGAGGCGGAGGCTGTCCTTTGACATGGTGGAATATCTGCAAACACTTTGTGCAGCCACCCTCGATCAGCTGGGCTACAGAACTGTACACTCCTCCGCAGAACTGAGTAATGTTTCGCTATCCCTTGTTCAGGAAAGGACCTGGGAACCCTTTCAGTGA